The proteins below come from a single Garra rufa chromosome 25, GarRuf1.0, whole genome shotgun sequence genomic window:
- the LOC141301293 gene encoding galanin receptor 2a, producing MYEPPKSHEAPWQFICHSSANTALFHAFSTVPYHSSAPSHGVLGCAWGVTNSYGVIFACTCGIIVGIGFCANLLAFSLFVKHKSLRKNRLDVLLLSMALADFLMLLLIPFTVHSAVSFSWPLGNTSCKVYQFLQAFSLAASTYSLCTVSMVRAMIITNPYRPPTMDLVVLMFILVWAFSFFISLPLRIFATKDSLDPGLSNSTVCLPTTQEHHYQVVLSQFVLFYLIPMLVIAVNSARMALFLHKRPVMSFASARNTRRASLMVFLAAGTFSLCWLPGYVLELCVYLGLYRHGRSWEMFHFTCTVLQYLHPCVNPVLYVLLSKRYRRKRDVIEMFKCNRNRVHPQVISVMEGF from the exons ATGTATGAGCCCCCAAAATCCCATGAAGCCCCTTGGCAGTTCATCTGCCATTCCAGTGCTAACACAGCACTTTTTCACGCATTTTCGACCGTGCCGTATCACTCGTCTGCCCCGTCGCATGGGGTTCTGGGATGCGCGTGG GGAGTCACTAACAGTTACGGAGTGATCTTTGCTTGCACGTGTGGCATCATAGTGGGCATCGGTTTCTGCGCCAACCTGCTGGCCTTTTCTCTCTTCGTCAAACACAAGAGCCTTCGTAAAAACCGCCTGGACGTTCTTCTTCTCAGCATGGCTCTGGCCGACTTCCTCATGCTCCTCCTCATCCCCTTCACCGTCCACTCGGCGGTCAGTTTCTCCTGGCCTCTGGGCAACACGTCCTGCAAGGTCTACCAGTTTCTACAGGCCTTCTCCCTGGCTGCCAGCACGTATTCCCTGTGCACCGTATCAATGGTTCGCGCCATGATCATCACCAACCCCTACCGTCCTCCAACCATGGATCTGGTGGTGCTCATGTTTATCCTGGTGTGGGCCTTTAGCTTCTTCATAAGTCTGCCTTTGCGTATTTTTGCCACTAAGGACAGCCTAGATCCAGGTTTGAGTAACTCCACCGTTTGTTTGCCCACTACCCAGGAACATCATTACCAGGTCGTTCTCAGCCAATTTGTGCTTTTCTATCTCATCCCAATGCTTGTTATCGCCGTCAACTCGGCACGTATGGCTCTTTTCCTCCACAAAAGACCCGTTATGTCCTTCGCTAGTGCCCGGAACACACGCCGGGCGTCTCTCATGGTGTTCTTGGCAGCCGGGACGTTCTCCTTGTGCTGGCTGCCAGGGTATGTTTTAGAGCTGTGTGTGTATTTGGGACTTTACCGGCACGGACGCTCATGGGAGATGTTCCACTTCACCTGCACGGTACTCCAGTATCTGCATCCCTGCGTGAACCCCGTCCTCTACGTTCTGCTGTCCAAACGCTACAGGCGCAAAAGAGATGTAATAGAAATGTTCAAATGTAATAGAAACCGCGTCCATCCGCAGGTAATTAGCGTGATGGAGGGTTTCTGA